The Candidatus Hydrogenedens sp. sequence AAATGCTTTATGTTTCGAGTTCGATAGTGGCGCGAGGGAAGGAACCTAATATTTTTAGGTTTCTTGCTCTGTCGCTAACATCTTCAATAACTTGTTGGACTTTTTCGTCTTTGATATGTCCCAGGAAATCGATAAAGAAAACATATTCCCAGGGTTTTTGGCGGGAGGGACGGGATTCGATACGGGTTAAATTGATATTTGATTCGGCGAAGGGCATAAGGAGGTTGTATAAGGCGCCGGGTTTGTCTTTGGCAGATAAAAGTAATGAGGTTTTGTCGTCGCCGGTAGGTTCTACAATTTGATGTCCTAAAACAACGAATCGGGTGTAGTTATGAGGAATATCTTCAATGTGTTCGGCGACAATGTCGAGATTGTAGGTTTGAGCGGCTAATTTGCTGGCGATTGCGGAGGTATTGGGTTCTTGAGAGGCGCGTCGGGCGGCTTCTGCGGTGCTGGATACTTCAATCAGTTCGACACCGGGTAGGTTTGCTCGAAGCCAGTTTCTGCATTGGAGCAGGGCGTTATCTTTAGAATATACACGGCGAATTTGGTCGATGGGGCATTTGGCGAGAAGATTTTGAGAAATCTGGAGGAGGACTTCGTTGATTATTTTTAATTCTGAATTGATAAACAGGTCTAAGGTATCGCTCACGGAACCGCCCGTTGAACTTTCTATAGGAACGACGCCGTAATCAA is a genomic window containing:
- the pheA gene encoding prephenate dehydratase; the protein is MNINELRKKIDEIDQKIISLLNERASCAQEIGKIKSGSQVPFYVPEREKSVIEKLLQSNHGPLDERAIRSIYREIMSAIRSLEKPTSVAFLGPRDTFSHMAALRVFGTSAEYHPLPSFADVFTEVERRRIDYGVVPIESSTGGSVSDTLDLFINSELKIINEVLLQISQNLLAKCPIDQIRRVYSKDNALLQCRNWLRANLPGVELIEVSSTAEAARRASQEPNTSAIASKLAAQTYNLDIVAEHIEDIPHNYTRFVVLGHQIVEPTGDDKTSLLLSAKDKPGALYNLLMPFAESNINLTRIESRPSRQKPWEYVFFIDFLGHIKDEKVQQVIEDVSDRARNLKILGSFPRATIELET